In one window of Nakamurella sp. PAMC28650 DNA:
- a CDS encoding ABC transporter ATP-binding protein — protein sequence MTHAEIPVDPSGSGQVAPVLSVDDLDIDFWVDGTWYPAVEQASFKLFPGEVLAIVGESGSGKSTIAMSIMGLLPKNSHVEGSIKLGQRELVGASQRAFRAIRGKEVSVIFQEPMTALNPVYTIGFQIMEMLRTHQAMAPSQARKRAIELLTMVEIPDPERRVDAYPHQLSGGQRQRAMIAQSLAMDPRLLIADEPTTALDVTVQAEVLKLMRDLKDRLDASIILITHDMGVVADMATRIIVMKEGRIVETGTAREIFRHPQQAYTRQLLEAVPHLGSVVATEGVEVASHLADALDGAAPTSSTHTTPVEVDKLRRATAPAGVPLVVDLVDVAVEYPRRGRTPAFRAVDDFTLAIGQGEVVGLVGESGSGKTTIGRAIVGLLPFVEGSASVVGTNMVNARESDLRTVRNDVSFVFQDPGSSLNPRLPVGESIGEPLLLRKVVKGKKALSARVEALLDQVQLPRALRNRYPHELSGGQRQRVGIARALALSPKLLIADEPTSALDVSVQAKVLDLFQELQRDQGFACLFVSHDLAVVEILARRIVVMHHGKLVEMGTREQILSNPLDDYTKRLLAAVPVPDPDEQAIRREQRDKLLAAGVGVEPDEFEVFA from the coding sequence ATGACCCACGCTGAGATCCCTGTCGACCCGAGTGGGTCCGGACAGGTCGCCCCCGTTCTTTCCGTCGACGATCTGGACATCGACTTCTGGGTCGACGGCACCTGGTACCCGGCCGTCGAACAGGCAAGCTTCAAGCTCTTCCCCGGCGAAGTGCTGGCCATCGTCGGTGAATCAGGGTCGGGCAAGTCGACGATCGCGATGTCGATCATGGGCCTGCTGCCGAAGAACTCCCACGTGGAGGGCTCGATCAAGCTGGGTCAGCGGGAGCTGGTCGGCGCGTCCCAGCGTGCCTTCAGGGCCATCCGGGGCAAAGAGGTCTCGGTGATCTTCCAGGAGCCGATGACTGCGCTGAATCCGGTGTACACCATCGGTTTCCAGATCATGGAGATGTTGCGCACCCACCAGGCGATGGCCCCGTCGCAGGCCCGCAAGAGGGCCATCGAGCTGCTGACGATGGTCGAGATCCCGGACCCGGAGCGGCGCGTCGACGCCTACCCGCACCAGTTGTCCGGTGGTCAACGGCAGCGCGCCATGATCGCGCAGTCGCTCGCGATGGATCCGCGCCTGCTGATCGCCGACGAGCCGACCACCGCCCTCGACGTCACGGTCCAGGCCGAGGTGCTCAAGCTGATGCGCGACCTGAAGGACCGGCTGGACGCGTCCATCATCCTGATCACCCACGACATGGGGGTGGTGGCCGACATGGCCACCCGGATCATCGTGATGAAGGAAGGAAGGATCGTCGAGACCGGCACCGCGAGGGAGATTTTCCGTCATCCCCAGCAGGCCTACACCCGCCAGTTGCTGGAGGCCGTCCCCCACCTCGGTTCGGTGGTCGCGACCGAGGGCGTCGAGGTCGCCTCCCACCTGGCCGACGCACTCGACGGCGCAGCGCCGACCTCCAGCACGCACACCACCCCGGTCGAGGTCGACAAGCTGCGCAGGGCAACCGCTCCCGCGGGAGTGCCGCTCGTGGTCGACCTGGTCGACGTGGCGGTCGAGTATCCACGGCGAGGTCGTACGCCGGCGTTCCGGGCCGTCGACGACTTCACCCTGGCCATCGGTCAGGGCGAGGTCGTCGGCCTGGTGGGTGAGTCCGGGTCCGGCAAGACCACGATCGGGCGCGCCATCGTCGGACTGCTGCCGTTCGTGGAGGGGTCCGCCTCGGTGGTCGGGACGAACATGGTCAATGCCAGGGAGTCCGATCTGCGGACCGTCCGGAACGACGTGAGTTTCGTGTTCCAGGATCCGGGTTCGTCGCTGAACCCGAGACTTCCGGTCGGCGAGTCGATCGGTGAGCCGCTGCTGCTGCGCAAGGTCGTGAAGGGCAAGAAGGCGCTGTCGGCCCGTGTCGAGGCGTTGCTGGACCAGGTCCAGCTGCCGCGCGCCCTGCGGAACCGTTATCCCCACGAGCTTTCCGGCGGTCAACGTCAGCGTGTCGGTATCGCCAGAGCGCTGGCGCTGAGTCCCAAGCTGCTGATCGCCGACGAGCCGACGTCGGCGCTCGATGTGTCGGTCCAGGCCAAGGTGCTGGACCTATTCCAGGAACTGCAGCGGGACCAGGGCTTCGCCTGCCTGTTCGTCTCGCACGACCTCGCGGTGGTGGAGATCCTGGCCCGCCGCATCGTCGTCATGCACCACGGGAAGTTGGTCGAAATGGGGACCAGGGAGCAGATCCTGTCGAACCCGCTCGACGACTACACGAAGCGACTCCTGGCCGCCGTACCGGTGCCGGATCCCGACGAGCAGGCCATCCGGCGCGAACAGCGGGACAAACTGCTGGCGGCCGGCGTCGGTGTGGAGCCGGACGAATTCGAGGTCTTCGCCTGA
- a CDS encoding PH domain-containing protein, producing MSSTDPTTAQTFRPTFGRWLTAAIWTLSVIALLSAFIQSPAAGLRAAPWLALLSGAVWAAYWRPQVAVDVAGVHLVNVLRTIDLPWPSIQRIDTKWALTLFTAYGKFPAWAAPAPGGMNATLISRRTGSGLPPSTFGPHGTIRPGDHPDSASGAAAAVVRRQWEELRDLGFLDDPRLEFSRPPIRLHRRTIVAGALLLLACAASALL from the coding sequence GTGTCCTCCACCGACCCGACGACGGCCCAGACCTTCAGACCGACCTTCGGACGATGGCTGACCGCGGCGATCTGGACGTTGTCGGTGATCGCGCTCCTGTCCGCCTTCATCCAGAGCCCCGCGGCCGGACTGCGGGCGGCGCCCTGGCTGGCACTGCTGTCCGGCGCGGTCTGGGCGGCGTACTGGCGACCCCAGGTGGCCGTCGACGTCGCCGGGGTGCACCTGGTGAACGTCCTGCGCACGATCGACCTGCCCTGGCCGTCCATCCAGCGGATCGACACCAAGTGGGCACTGACGCTGTTCACCGCCTACGGCAAGTTCCCGGCCTGGGCCGCCCCGGCGCCCGGGGGGATGAACGCGACCCTGATCAGCCGGCGAACGGGGTCCGGCCTGCCGCCGTCCACCTTCGGCCCGCACGGCACGATCCGCCCGGGTGACCATCCGGACAGCGCCTCGGGCGCGGCCGCCGCAGTGGTGCGGCGCCAGTGGGAGGAACTCCGCGATCTCGGCTTCCTCGACGATCCGCGCCTCGAGTTCAGCCGACCGCCGATCCGACTGCATCGGAGGACGATCGTGGCCGGTGCGCTCCTGCTGCTCGCCTGTGCGGCGTCCGCCCTGCTCTGA
- a CDS encoding ABC transporter permease has translation MTEHMSPDPSRDVVPLEPGEKGTLEQREVAGLSQSQIVRKRFFRHRGAVISLTALILILLLSATSIGWGPIPGWWRHNYFDVIAPPEGAGASLSIFGIGGHDFFSMGQYPFGADGQHGQDNFAQVMRGIQQTLTLVVITGILSTVVGVVLGAIAGYYRGWVDSLIMRFTDLIITLPVLLVTAVLGFVFSARGVVSVAVALGLLSWTSMTRLVRAEFLTLREREFVDAAKVAGASSARIIFKHMMPNSVGVIVVNATLTISSSILVEAALSFLGFGIQYPDVSLGSLISTYQAAILTGQPYLFFWPGIFIIVIVLCLNFIGDGLRDAYDPRQKRIPKARDLRKSKEIARSTLAPAEV, from the coding sequence ATGACCGAACACATGAGCCCGGATCCGAGCCGTGACGTCGTCCCGCTGGAGCCCGGCGAGAAGGGCACGCTGGAACAGCGCGAGGTCGCCGGCCTCTCGCAATCCCAGATCGTCCGGAAGCGATTCTTCCGGCACCGCGGCGCTGTCATCTCACTGACGGCACTGATCCTCATCCTGCTGCTGTCGGCGACCTCCATCGGATGGGGTCCGATCCCGGGATGGTGGCGGCACAACTACTTCGACGTCATCGCCCCGCCGGAAGGGGCGGGGGCCTCCCTGTCGATCTTCGGCATCGGAGGTCACGATTTCTTCTCGATGGGCCAGTACCCGTTCGGCGCGGACGGCCAGCACGGCCAGGACAACTTCGCACAGGTGATGCGGGGAATCCAGCAGACCCTGACCCTCGTGGTGATCACCGGGATCCTGTCCACCGTGGTCGGCGTGGTGCTCGGCGCGATCGCCGGCTACTACCGCGGCTGGGTGGACTCGCTGATCATGCGTTTCACCGACCTGATCATCACCCTGCCGGTGCTGCTGGTGACGGCCGTGCTCGGGTTCGTCTTCTCGGCACGGGGGGTCGTTTCGGTCGCGGTCGCGCTCGGTCTGCTGTCGTGGACCTCGATGACCAGGTTGGTCAGAGCTGAGTTCCTGACGCTGCGCGAGCGCGAGTTCGTCGATGCCGCCAAGGTGGCCGGCGCCTCGTCGGCCCGGATCATCTTCAAGCACATGATGCCGAACTCCGTCGGTGTCATCGTGGTCAACGCCACCCTGACCATCAGCAGCAGCATCCTGGTGGAGGCGGCGCTGTCGTTCCTCGGCTTCGGCATCCAGTACCCCGATGTGTCGCTGGGCTCGCTGATCTCGACCTACCAGGCGGCGATCCTGACCGGCCAGCCCTACCTGTTCTTCTGGCCGGGCATCTTCATCATCGTCATCGTGCTGTGCCTGAACTTCATCGGTGACGGTCTGCGCGACGCCTACGATCCACGGCAGAAGCGGATCCCGAAGGCCAGGGATCTGCGGAAGTCGAAGGAGATCGCCCGGTCGACCCTGGCTCCGGCCGAGGTCTGA
- a CDS encoding ABC transporter permease — MLTFIVRRVIAAIFITIGASFIAYILVANAGDPLGDARGLPAAQRGQAIATVTATLHLDVNPVFRFFIWLKGVSGCFVGKCDFGQNIQQTPVNGLLSAALGQSIKLILASTILAVILGIAIGVVSALRQYSGLDYGVTFLAFLFFALPVFFIGVILKDLLAIRFNTFLDTGGSFSWSAIFLVSAAVAVIGYSLVPGEILRRLTIGAIIFVVALVAMYYITVDHWLVNPSLGPVVIAVLSVLLGLGITVLTAGLSNKKALYTSMTVVAIGVALWYPLQYWPFHNGMSWAKMILILVIAILVGVGVGYAFGGDDKGLSARTGALTGAATGFIIFVDRLMRAWQSYSSNPAIAGRPIRTTLPSTPNLQGDFWIQTTDTLTHLVLPTITLMLISLATHSRFSRASMLEVMNQDYIRTARSKGLTERTVVMRHAFRNALIPMATVVAFDISGLIGGAVLTEQVFGWKSMGSLFSQGLRQADPNPVMAFFVVGALIAVLANLLADIAYAALDPRIRLS, encoded by the coding sequence GTGCTCACCTTCATCGTGCGGCGCGTCATCGCCGCAATCTTCATCACGATCGGCGCGAGCTTCATCGCCTACATCCTGGTAGCCAACGCGGGTGACCCGCTGGGCGACGCCAGAGGTCTCCCTGCCGCCCAGCGCGGGCAGGCGATCGCGACCGTCACCGCGACATTGCACCTGGACGTGAATCCGGTCTTCCGCTTCTTCATCTGGCTCAAGGGAGTCAGCGGCTGTTTCGTCGGAAAGTGCGATTTCGGGCAGAACATCCAGCAGACGCCCGTGAACGGCCTGCTGAGTGCCGCCCTTGGTCAGTCGATCAAACTCATTCTGGCGTCGACGATCCTGGCCGTCATCCTGGGGATCGCCATCGGCGTGGTGTCGGCGCTCCGCCAGTACTCCGGCCTCGACTACGGCGTGACGTTCCTGGCGTTCCTGTTCTTCGCCCTCCCGGTGTTCTTCATCGGGGTGATCCTCAAGGACCTGCTGGCGATCCGGTTCAACACGTTCCTGGACACCGGGGGATCGTTCTCCTGGTCGGCCATCTTCCTGGTCTCGGCCGCCGTCGCCGTGATCGGATACTCCCTCGTTCCCGGAGAGATCCTCCGGCGTCTGACGATCGGCGCGATCATCTTCGTCGTCGCGCTGGTCGCGATGTACTACATCACCGTCGACCACTGGCTCGTGAACCCGTCTCTCGGACCGGTCGTCATCGCCGTGCTCTCGGTCCTGCTGGGTCTGGGCATCACCGTGCTCACGGCCGGGTTGTCGAACAAGAAGGCCCTCTACACCTCGATGACCGTCGTGGCCATCGGCGTCGCGCTGTGGTACCCGTTGCAGTACTGGCCTTTCCACAACGGCATGTCCTGGGCCAAGATGATTCTCATCCTGGTGATCGCGATTCTCGTCGGTGTCGGCGTCGGATACGCCTTCGGGGGCGACGACAAGGGTCTCTCCGCGCGCACTGGAGCGTTGACCGGTGCGGCGACCGGTTTCATCATCTTCGTGGACCGTCTGATGCGGGCATGGCAGAGCTACTCGAGCAATCCCGCGATCGCCGGACGGCCCATCCGGACGACCCTGCCCTCCACCCCCAACCTGCAGGGTGACTTCTGGATCCAGACCACCGACACGCTCACCCACCTCGTGCTGCCGACGATTACGCTGATGTTGATCTCGCTGGCCACGCACTCACGGTTCTCCCGGGCGAGCATGCTGGAGGTGATGAACCAGGACTACATCCGCACGGCCAGATCCAAGGGCCTGACCGAGCGGACGGTGGTCATGCGGCACGCCTTCCGCAACGCGCTGATCCCGATGGCCACCGTGGTCGCCTTCGACATCTCGGGTCTGATCGGCGGGGCCGTGCTGACCGAGCAGGTCTTCGGCTGGAAGTCCATGGGTTCGTTGTTCTCCCAGGGTCTGAGACAGGCCGACCCGAACCCCGTCATGGCCTTCTTCGTGGTGGGCGCCCTGATCGCCGTTCTTGCCAACCTTCTGGCCGACATCGCCTATGCGGCCCTCGACCCCCGGATCAGGCTGAGCTGA
- a CDS encoding ABC transporter family substrate-binding protein has protein sequence MTRTRAVTLTAFVAASALVFAACTSSPGQASPSSSSATSAAGSSAAASSGSASSAPATSGAATSGTATSGAGGTGAPSTSTQPAGADGCGKPHGPYTAPATTSGTVSVGFNELSTSWNSQSAHGNSTYNANALYLTQAQNWYYDKDLNLVNNDSFMTCKVTSKSPLTIAYTINKDAKWSDGVPVTAEDLLMTWISNSGNFNTGDLKTDKDGNPLPSTPTTVAFDSSSPGLALVKAFPTISADHKTLTTVFSQPFVDYQLNLTIGVAAHAVAEKALGIKDPTAAVAALVKAAQTKDKLSLAKVANTWNTAFDFTAMPTDPLLYLSSGPYVMSDFKANQFQTFKINPNYTWGPKPAVATITIAYAPDPTAAVQSLANGELQIINPQATADVLKGATALSGQGVKVINGSGGTYEHVDLAENNSGPFDPKTYGGDATKATEVRTAFLKTIPRQDIIDRLIKPLNPSATIRDSFTQVPGSPGYAPMVAANGLSAYDKVDLAGAKALLAQAGVKTPVNVRFMYADNNPRRASEYQLIAASAKQAGFNVIDGKNAKWSSQLTNTKIYDAVLFGWQNSTTGVAQNPPNFLSGAAGQNNFYGYKNADVDKWMNQLNITTDAATQTKLLTETEQQLVKDGFGTILFQFPDITAFDTNKVTGVGGIGLVPGVFSNFWEWKIAG, from the coding sequence ATGACAAGAACACGGGCAGTGACACTCACTGCCTTCGTCGCAGCATCGGCGTTGGTCTTCGCCGCGTGCACCAGCTCTCCCGGACAGGCCAGCCCCTCGTCCAGCTCCGCCACGTCGGCCGCCGGCTCCAGCGCGGCGGCGAGCAGCGGCTCGGCCAGCAGCGCCCCGGCGACGAGTGGCGCGGCGACCAGCGGCACGGCCACCAGTGGCGCAGGCGGCACCGGTGCTCCGTCCACCTCGACCCAGCCGGCGGGTGCGGACGGCTGCGGCAAGCCCCACGGTCCGTACACCGCGCCGGCGACCACGTCCGGAACGGTCTCCGTCGGCTTCAACGAGTTGTCGACCTCCTGGAACTCGCAGTCGGCACACGGCAACTCGACCTACAACGCCAACGCCCTGTACCTGACGCAGGCGCAGAACTGGTACTACGACAAAGATCTCAACCTGGTCAACAACGACTCCTTCATGACGTGCAAGGTGACGTCCAAGAGCCCGTTGACGATCGCGTACACCATCAACAAGGACGCGAAGTGGTCCGACGGTGTTCCGGTCACCGCCGAGGATCTGCTGATGACCTGGATCAGCAACAGTGGGAACTTCAACACCGGTGACCTCAAGACCGACAAGGACGGCAACCCGTTGCCGTCCACCCCGACCACGGTGGCCTTCGACTCCTCCAGTCCCGGCCTCGCTCTCGTCAAGGCCTTCCCGACCATCTCGGCCGACCACAAGACCTTGACCACCGTCTTCTCGCAGCCGTTCGTGGACTACCAGCTGAACCTGACGATCGGTGTCGCGGCCCACGCCGTGGCGGAGAAGGCCCTCGGCATCAAGGATCCGACAGCAGCCGTCGCCGCGCTGGTGAAGGCAGCCCAGACCAAGGACAAGTTGTCGCTGGCCAAGGTGGCCAACACCTGGAACACGGCGTTCGACTTCACCGCGATGCCGACCGACCCGTTGCTCTACCTGTCCAGCGGTCCGTACGTGATGTCGGACTTCAAGGCCAACCAGTTCCAGACCTTCAAGATCAACCCCAACTACACCTGGGGACCGAAGCCGGCCGTCGCCACCATCACCATCGCGTACGCACCCGACCCGACCGCGGCGGTCCAGTCGCTGGCCAACGGTGAGCTGCAGATCATCAACCCGCAGGCGACCGCGGACGTGCTCAAGGGCGCCACGGCGCTTTCGGGCCAGGGTGTCAAGGTCATCAACGGCAGCGGCGGCACCTACGAGCACGTCGACCTGGCCGAGAACAACAGCGGGCCCTTCGACCCCAAGACCTACGGTGGCGACGCCACCAAGGCGACCGAAGTCCGTACGGCGTTCCTGAAGACCATTCCGCGCCAGGACATCATCGATCGTCTGATCAAGCCGTTGAACCCGTCCGCCACCATCCGTGACTCGTTCACGCAGGTGCCGGGATCACCCGGGTACGCTCCCATGGTGGCCGCCAACGGGCTGAGTGCCTACGACAAGGTCGACCTCGCGGGCGCGAAGGCCCTGCTCGCCCAGGCCGGTGTCAAGACTCCGGTCAACGTGCGGTTCATGTACGCCGACAACAACCCCCGGCGTGCCAGTGAGTACCAGTTGATCGCCGCGTCGGCCAAGCAGGCCGGCTTCAACGTGATCGACGGCAAGAACGCCAAGTGGAGCAGCCAGCTGACGAACACCAAGATCTACGACGCCGTCCTGTTCGGCTGGCAGAACAGCACCACCGGTGTCGCGCAGAACCCGCCGAACTTCCTGAGCGGCGCAGCGGGCCAGAACAACTTCTACGGCTACAAGAACGCCGACGTCGACAAGTGGATGAACCAGCTGAACATCACCACCGACGCCGCCACCCAGACGAAGCTGCTGACCGAGACCGAGCAGCAGCTGGTCAAGGACGGGTTCGGGACGATCCTGTTCCAGTTCCCGGACATCACCGCGTTCGACACGAACAAGGTGACCGGAGTGGGTGGCATCGGCCTGGTGCCGGGCGTCTTCTCCAACTTCTGGGAATGGAAGATCGCAGGCTGA